The proteins below are encoded in one region of Desulfobotulus mexicanus:
- a CDS encoding electron transport complex protein RnfA → METYILLAITCILINNIVLTQYLGICPFMGTSKAMETAVGMSMAVLFVLVMAGSVTWMVEHWLLAPMGITFLRTIAFILIIASLVQFVEMFLKKSAPGLYAGLGIFLPLITTNCAVMGACLLAISAEYTFIETLVASTAYAVGFGLALTLFAGIRERLFQMRVPGPFRDTAIGLVTAGVVSLSFFAFKGMG, encoded by the coding sequence ATGGAAACCTATATCCTCCTGGCCATTACCTGCATTCTTATCAACAACATTGTTCTCACCCAGTATCTTGGCATCTGCCCCTTCATGGGCACTTCCAAGGCAATGGAAACAGCTGTGGGCATGTCCATGGCCGTTCTATTTGTTCTGGTCATGGCCGGTTCCGTAACATGGATGGTGGAACACTGGCTGCTGGCACCCATGGGCATCACCTTTCTGCGTACCATTGCCTTTATCCTCATAATTGCCTCACTGGTGCAGTTTGTGGAAATGTTCCTTAAAAAAAGTGCCCCCGGCCTTTATGCGGGTCTGGGCATCTTTCTCCCCCTTATCACCACCAACTGCGCCGTAATGGGGGCCTGTCTGCTGGCCATCAGTGCGGAATACACCTTTATTGAAACCCTGGTGGCATCCACAGCCTATGCCGTGGGTTTCGGTCTGGCCCTCACCCTCTTTGCGGGCATCCGGGAAAGACTTTTCCAGATGCGGGTTCCAGGCCCTTTCCGGGACACAGCCATCGGGCTGGTAACCGCAGGCGTAGTTTCTTTAAGCTTCTTTGCATTTAAAGGAATGGGCTGA
- the rsxE gene encoding electron transport complex subunit RsxE has protein sequence MPRPLHKEFLKGLWEEIPPFRLVLGLCPVLAVTMTVENGIGMGLATTFVLVCSNVLISILRNQIPPKVRIACYILVIATFVTIVDMLMQAFTYPLYQKLGIFIPLIVVNCVVLGRAEAFASKNSVLPSLADGLGIGIGFTLSLAALGALREAFGNGTLLGHSIFGPGYQPLTFLVEAPGAFIGLGILLGLMNLISQRR, from the coding sequence ATGCCGCGTCCTTTGCATAAAGAGTTCCTCAAGGGACTGTGGGAAGAAATTCCGCCCTTCCGTCTGGTCCTTGGACTCTGCCCCGTACTGGCCGTTACCATGACCGTTGAAAACGGCATCGGCATGGGCCTTGCCACCACCTTTGTGCTGGTCTGCTCCAATGTGCTGATCTCCATTCTGAGAAATCAGATTCCACCCAAAGTGCGCATTGCCTGCTACATTCTTGTGATAGCAACCTTTGTCACCATTGTGGATATGCTCATGCAGGCCTTCACCTATCCTTTATACCAGAAGCTTGGAATTTTCATTCCCCTCATTGTCGTGAACTGTGTTGTTCTGGGAAGGGCCGAAGCCTTTGCCAGCAAAAACAGCGTCCTCCCATCCCTGGCCGACGGCCTTGGTATAGGCATCGGATTCACCCTTTCACTGGCTGCCCTTGGCGCTCTTCGGGAAGCCTTTGGAAACGGAACCCTGCTGGGACACAGTATTTTCGGTCCCGGATACCAGCCCCTCACATTTCTTGTGGAAGCGCCCGGTGCCTTTATAGGACTCGGTATTCTTCTGGGACTCATGAACCTCATCAGCCAGCGCCGATAG
- the rnfG gene encoding RnfABCDGE type electron transport complex subunit G: MGEMIRMVVTLAILSAVSGGVLAGVQQWTKDPIERQKLANEKAPVIRQILEGTENDPIADRFTLNDGNRDYLIFPGKVNNQSIMVLEDRAQGYSGDVHVMVGFSLKDDTLMGAGVTTHSETPGIGSRAKDDPSFTRQFKGKKAGSPESLRLDGGSLDSISGATITARAVVQAVERASSAYLRLKPELESSKTEKEE; encoded by the coding sequence ATGGGAGAAATGATACGTATGGTGGTCACCCTTGCCATCCTCAGTGCCGTCTCCGGCGGAGTGCTGGCGGGAGTTCAGCAGTGGACCAAAGACCCCATTGAAAGACAGAAACTTGCCAATGAAAAAGCGCCGGTTATCCGGCAGATTCTTGAAGGCACGGAAAACGACCCCATTGCCGATCGGTTCACCTTAAATGACGGCAATCGTGACTATCTCATTTTTCCAGGCAAAGTGAACAATCAAAGCATCATGGTGCTGGAAGACAGGGCACAGGGCTATTCCGGAGATGTTCATGTGATGGTGGGCTTCAGCCTGAAGGACGATACCCTGATGGGTGCGGGTGTAACTACCCACAGCGAAACACCGGGCATAGGATCAAGGGCCAAGGATGACCCGTCCTTCACCCGTCAGTTTAAGGGTAAAAAAGCCGGATCACCGGAAAGCCTCCGCTTAGACGGTGGAAGCTTAGACAGCATAAGTGGTGCCACCATCACAGCCCGTGCGGTGGTTCAGGCAGTGGAACGGGCTTCTTCGGCCTACCTTCGCCTCAAACCCGAACTCGAATCTTCCAAAACGGAAAAGGAGGAATAA
- a CDS encoding RnfABCDGE type electron transport complex subunit D produces the protein MMSSATRFTVGHAPFMHCGQSISIRHLIIMAAALPAIVPTILRFGMPALAVLLMAVGSAMIWEVLFQLISRKPSSAKDGGAALTGLLIAMLMPMAMPWWAVVCATGLAVGLGREIYGGTGTHPFNPAALVTALLLISWPHLYDLDRTFLNYTLNFPAIWPLVEVKAMGAEAAFRFNMADLFMGREIAYIGTGCAAGLLIGGIFLMLTGISRWEICLSFLAGILLTATAFHLMNPALYAGPLFHLLTGSTLLVAFFLMPEDAGSPVLPIPMLIFGLGGGALVIIIRNLGVYGDGAVFAVLLMNLLTPILDRMRPKALGRSSWEK, from the coding sequence ATGATGTCTTCCGCAACCCGGTTCACCGTGGGGCATGCACCGTTCATGCACTGCGGACAGAGTATTTCCATCCGGCACCTCATCATCATGGCAGCAGCCCTTCCTGCCATAGTCCCAACGATTCTGCGCTTTGGCATGCCTGCCCTTGCAGTGCTTCTCATGGCCGTAGGCTCAGCCATGATCTGGGAAGTGCTTTTTCAGTTAATAAGCAGAAAGCCCTCTTCCGCAAAAGACGGCGGTGCTGCCCTGACCGGCCTTCTCATTGCCATGCTCATGCCCATGGCCATGCCATGGTGGGCTGTGGTCTGTGCAACGGGCCTTGCCGTAGGCCTTGGCCGGGAAATATATGGAGGCACGGGCACCCATCCCTTTAATCCTGCGGCTCTGGTCACAGCCCTTCTTCTCATATCCTGGCCCCACCTCTATGATCTGGATCGGACCTTTCTCAATTACACCCTTAATTTTCCGGCCATCTGGCCCCTCGTTGAAGTAAAGGCCATGGGAGCTGAAGCAGCCTTCCGCTTTAACATGGCCGATCTTTTTATGGGCAGGGAAATTGCCTATATCGGAACAGGCTGTGCCGCAGGGCTTCTGATCGGGGGCATCTTTCTCATGCTCACCGGCATTTCACGCTGGGAAATCTGCCTTTCCTTCCTTGCAGGTATTCTTCTTACGGCCACAGCTTTTCACCTGATGAATCCTGCCCTTTATGCAGGTCCCCTCTTCCATCTGCTCACGGGCAGCACCCTTCTGGTGGCCTTTTTTCTCATGCCTGAGGATGCAGGATCTCCGGTACTGCCCATACCCATGCTTATCTTTGGCCTTGGCGGCGGTGCACTGGTAATCATCATCCGTAATCTGGGTGTTTATGGAGACGGTGCTGTCTTTGCCGTTCTCCTGATGAATCTTCTTACGCCCATCCTGGACCGGATGCGGCCCAAAGCCCTGGGGAGGTCCTCATGGGAGAAATGA
- a CDS encoding 4Fe-4S dicluster domain-containing protein produces MIVNRLLTLGSSRLRYALLPPTPPDLDPLPVPQSVTLLSDQTLGHGIGGREALLRLKQIPGKEFKLKKGDVVSKGQLLELFDKGHAVISPISGTVTGMTPYVGDYGRVYMTLTIEAGETDSPPQAESFQRSDMFRAAPALPGKPELPQNPPLRVIINGLGSDVLATNNQYVLKTRQKDLEAGLEWIRSTWPSASAHLMVVEGQQQEWNKLKGCRVHGVAPVYPAASPRLLHRTVTGEEAPAEAPLMEAGTLVLQAEALAAMGTLYATGVPPMQKLVQVMGKDGIGHLISVCIGTPVSKVLEHLGLKAEYGDRLILGGPMTGYAVYTDDFPICPDTDTLLVQAAEKGVPSQTPSCLNCGACNRICPARVPVNLLLRVLEAGHYGEAAESFDLMSCIDCGLCSFVCPGRIPIFQYIQLAKYEHRRYLAEEAQNQEVAE; encoded by the coding sequence ATGATTGTTAACCGACTGCTTACCCTTGGTTCTTCCCGGCTCAGGTATGCACTGCTGCCACCAACTCCCCCTGACCTGGACCCTCTGCCCGTCCCGCAGAGCGTCACCCTTCTTTCGGATCAGACTCTGGGCCATGGCATTGGTGGCAGGGAAGCCCTTCTGCGACTCAAGCAGATTCCGGGCAAGGAATTTAAACTTAAAAAAGGCGATGTCGTATCAAAGGGACAACTCCTTGAACTTTTTGACAAAGGCCATGCCGTCATATCCCCCATCTCCGGCACCGTGACAGGCATGACCCCCTATGTGGGAGACTATGGACGTGTCTATATGACCCTCACCATAGAAGCAGGAGAAACGGACTCCCCCCCTCAGGCGGAAAGTTTTCAGCGCAGCGACATGTTCCGGGCAGCTCCTGCACTTCCCGGCAAACCTGAGCTGCCCCAAAATCCGCCCCTGAGGGTTATTATCAACGGGCTTGGCTCCGATGTTCTGGCCACCAACAACCAGTACGTACTTAAGACAAGACAAAAAGATCTTGAAGCCGGACTGGAATGGATTCGCAGTACATGGCCTTCGGCTTCAGCCCACCTTATGGTGGTGGAAGGCCAGCAGCAGGAATGGAACAAGCTCAAGGGATGCCGCGTGCACGGAGTTGCACCGGTTTATCCGGCAGCTTCTCCCCGCCTCCTCCACCGCACTGTGACAGGAGAAGAAGCCCCTGCGGAAGCACCCCTCATGGAAGCAGGAACCCTTGTCCTGCAGGCCGAAGCCCTGGCTGCCATGGGAACTCTCTACGCAACGGGCGTTCCTCCCATGCAGAAACTGGTGCAGGTCATGGGAAAGGACGGCATTGGCCATCTGATTTCCGTTTGCATCGGAACGCCTGTTTCAAAGGTACTGGAACATCTGGGACTTAAGGCCGAATACGGAGACAGACTGATTCTGGGCGGCCCCATGACAGGCTATGCCGTATATACCGATGACTTCCCCATATGTCCGGACACGGATACCCTCCTCGTTCAGGCAGCAGAAAAGGGTGTTCCTTCACAGACCCCATCCTGCCTCAACTGCGGTGCCTGCAACCGCATCTGTCCGGCACGGGTTCCTGTGAATCTTCTTCTGCGGGTTCTGGAAGCTGGCCATTATGGGGAAGCAGCGGAATCCTTTGACCTTATGAGCTGCATCGACTGCGGCCTGTGCAGCTTTGTATGCCCCGGACGCATTCCCATTTTCCAGTATATTCAATTGGCCAAATACGAACACCGACGCTATCTGGCCGAAGAAGCGCAGAATCAGGAGGTGGCAGAATGA
- a CDS encoding cytochrome c3 family protein — MQHLPPKKLLAIAIVLSLLGFGAYTLFPAQPPMEPVRILFEGKAGNVLFDHQIHSEDYGLDCASCHHNLDYGDDTFSCLVCHEKDSEDPFMLSYMDALHDQCIQCHEDEQAGPVDCAACHSR, encoded by the coding sequence ATGCAGCATTTACCACCAAAAAAGCTTCTGGCCATAGCCATTGTGCTTTCTCTGCTGGGTTTCGGGGCCTACACCCTCTTTCCGGCCCAGCCTCCCATGGAACCCGTACGTATACTTTTTGAAGGAAAGGCAGGCAATGTTCTTTTTGACCATCAGATCCATTCTGAAGATTACGGACTGGACTGTGCAAGCTGTCATCACAACCTGGATTACGGGGATGACACCTTTTCCTGCCTTGTCTGCCACGAAAAAGATTCTGAAGATCCCTTTATGCTTTCCTACATGGATGCCCTCCACGACCAGTGCATCCAGTGCCATGAAGATGAGCAGGCAGGGCCCGTGGATTGTGCAGCCTGTCATAGCCGCTGA
- a CDS encoding SoxR reducing system RseC family protein gives MRTTEAIVTFTSGENTRIQACRPEACAACKARSVCSVDPASMEIEVKTLPGLRAGDKVLVGIGNSEFVRVMALLYVSPVVFFVSAALTAHHAASRLHLPADALAACAGLLSLALAFFTIRHISSRLARSPAYGPKILKRIKGPEQSAFSDNPTEPPRQTEDKNESIQIKTTI, from the coding sequence ATGCGAACAACAGAGGCCATCGTCACCTTCACATCAGGAGAAAACACCCGAATTCAGGCCTGCAGACCCGAAGCCTGTGCCGCCTGTAAAGCCAGAAGTGTCTGTTCCGTAGATCCGGCAAGCATGGAGATAGAGGTCAAAACCCTTCCCGGTCTCAGAGCAGGAGACAAGGTTCTTGTGGGCATAGGAAACAGCGAGTTTGTAAGGGTCATGGCCCTTCTTTATGTCTCGCCCGTTGTCTTTTTTGTAAGTGCTGCACTTACCGCCCACCATGCCGCCAGCAGGCTGCACCTGCCGGCCGATGCCTTAGCTGCCTGTGCCGGTCTACTGTCCCTTGCACTGGCATTTTTTACCATACGCCACATCAGTTCCAGACTGGCCCGCTCTCCGGCATATGGACCAAAAATTTTAAAACGCATCAAAGGTCCGGAACAGTCCGCTTTTTCGGACAATCCCACAGAACCGCCCCGTCAGACCGAAGACAAAAACGAATCAATTCAAATAAAAACAACCATATAA
- a CDS encoding RnfABCDGE type electron transport complex subunit B, which yields MNILISVLALSGLGALIGLLLAIADKWLYVEEDPRIDLVEGVLPAGQCGACGYAGCRQYAEKVVLEPRVSPALCTPGGADVAREVARISGKEAEEMLAAKAVVACGGGNVEGCHSLFTYQGISDCRAASLLTEGEKACKWGCLGLGSCVSVCPENAILVNARGVAEVDKEACIGCGICVRACPKDVIVMVPETAKTMIFCKNPDKGGETKKACDFGCIGCRLCTKACPHGAVAMAGNLPEIDYARCAVCPEPVCLGVKCKPGCFLPVSGIRPGEISEAQAA from the coding sequence ATGAATATCCTGATTTCTGTACTGGCCCTGAGCGGACTGGGTGCCCTTATCGGTCTTTTGCTGGCCATTGCTGACAAATGGCTTTATGTGGAGGAAGATCCCCGCATTGATCTGGTGGAAGGTGTGCTTCCCGCAGGTCAGTGCGGTGCCTGCGGTTATGCGGGATGTCGGCAGTATGCGGAAAAGGTGGTGCTTGAGCCCCGCGTTTCTCCGGCTCTCTGCACGCCGGGGGGGGCTGATGTGGCCCGTGAAGTGGCCCGCATCAGTGGTAAGGAAGCCGAAGAAATGCTTGCTGCCAAAGCTGTGGTTGCCTGTGGTGGTGGAAATGTGGAGGGATGCCATTCCCTGTTTACTTATCAGGGTATTTCCGACTGCCGTGCAGCTTCTTTGCTGACGGAAGGGGAGAAGGCCTGTAAATGGGGGTGCCTTGGCCTTGGAAGCTGTGTTTCAGTTTGTCCTGAAAATGCTATCCTTGTCAATGCGCGTGGTGTTGCTGAAGTGGATAAGGAAGCCTGCATCGGATGCGGTATCTGTGTCCGGGCCTGCCCCAAGGATGTGATTGTCATGGTTCCGGAAACGGCAAAAACCATGATTTTCTGCAAAAATCCGGACAAGGGCGGAGAAACTAAAAAAGCCTGTGACTTTGGTTGCATCGGCTGCCGTCTCTGCACCAAAGCCTGCCCCCACGGAGCCGTTGCCATGGCAGGCAATCTCCCGGAAATAGATTACGCCAGATGCGCCGTCTGCCCTGAGCCTGTATGCCTTGGGGTGAAATGCAAGCCGGGTTGTTTTCTGCCCGTTTCCGGTATCCGGCCTGGGGAAATATCAGAAGCTCAGGCTGCCTGA
- a CDS encoding YkgJ family cysteine cluster protein, translated as MQTSCTQCGECCRKGGPALHIEDKFLIMQGKLPASGLFTLRKGEIGMDPVENKKIILEEEIIKIQPDSNRDWACIHLSEKGDACDVYETRPVECRLLKCWDTRALLARYQEDRLTRKDIFGGVEGLWDLIEDHEKRCGYDTIRSLVETIEGKKGADEESVRKLGEIILYDRHIREVMHEKKPEMAKMTDLLFGRPLMQTLPVMFDLKIEKKESGWVIKPKRIPV; from the coding sequence ATGCAGACATCCTGTACCCAGTGCGGCGAATGTTGCCGCAAAGGCGGACCCGCCCTGCACATTGAAGACAAGTTTCTCATCATGCAGGGCAAACTGCCTGCAAGCGGCCTTTTTACCCTTAGAAAAGGCGAGATTGGCATGGACCCGGTGGAAAACAAAAAAATCATACTGGAAGAAGAAATCATCAAAATCCAGCCGGACAGCAACAGGGACTGGGCCTGTATCCATCTTTCTGAAAAAGGGGACGCCTGTGATGTTTATGAAACCCGTCCTGTGGAATGCAGACTGCTGAAATGCTGGGACACCCGTGCCCTGCTGGCCCGCTATCAGGAAGACCGGCTTACCCGCAAAGATATTTTCGGCGGTGTTGAAGGTCTCTGGGATCTCATTGAAGACCATGAAAAGCGCTGCGGCTATGATACCATCCGCAGCCTTGTTGAAACCATAGAGGGAAAAAAAGGTGCCGACGAGGAAAGTGTCCGGAAACTCGGAGAAATCATTTTGTATGACAGACACATACGGGAGGTCATGCATGAAAAAAAACCGGAGATGGCAAAAATGACGGATCTTCTCTTTGGAAGACCTCTGATGCAGACACTGCCGGTTATGTTTGATCTGAAAATAGAAAAAAAAGAATCCGGCTGGGTGATCAAACCCAAACGGATTCCCGTATAA